A portion of the Juglans microcarpa x Juglans regia isolate MS1-56 chromosome 1D, Jm3101_v1.0, whole genome shotgun sequence genome contains these proteins:
- the LOC121236744 gene encoding protein FAR1-RELATED SEQUENCE 5-like, translated as MNKSFDSLVVGASGFENLPFFEKYCCNYIDKVRHLRLGKGGAGAFREYFLRMQYKNPEFFALMDLDDDGRYLTNRYDKLKEFVDQFDNALKKKIENEDSADFHSFNVTIPCISRSPIEKRFQDLYTNAKFREVQQQLTHIIDLDPILLKIDGVVKTYLVEDEACVEEFAKLVTHSVDFSEEDAAAKCSCGLFQMRGILCRHLLAVFKCNGIKSLPYRYILDRWRKDIKRRYTLIDNNYDAGDQQADANRYSSLLNICYKMITHVVGSKDHIEDATAKLYAMIDLYSMDNQEPPSITLTGSNVSCTTKDTPTAGSSKQVLSPHVVRGKGRPLSLRRASRMEKDMWKVKAKIKKARGNVNNEMDEIHQS; from the exons ATGAATAAGAGCTTTGACAGTCTTGTTGTTGGCGCGAGTGGATTCGAAAACCTCccgttttttgaaaaatattgttgtaattACATCGACAAGGTAAGGCATTTGCGACTTGGGAAAGGTGGTGCTGGAGCATTTCGAGAGTATTTTTTAAGGATGCAGTACAAAAATCCTGAATTCTTtgcattgatggatttagatgatGACGGGAG ATATTTGACGAATAGATATG ACAAACTAAAAGAGTTTGTAGACCAGTTTGATAATgcgttgaaaaagaaaattgagaatgaagaTAGCGCGGACTTCCACTCATTCAATGTCACAATTCCATGCATATCTAGATCTCCAATTGAAAAGAGATTTCAAGATTTGTACACGAATGCAAAATTCAGGGAAGTTCAACAGCAACTTACCCACATCATCGATTTGGATCCAATTTTACTTAAGATAGATGGTGTAGTAAAGACCTATCTGGTGGAGGATGAAGCTTGTGTGGAAGAGTTCGCTAAGTTGGTTACACATTCTGTGGACTTTAGTGAGGAAGATGCAGCTGCAAAGTGTTCTTGTGGGTTATTTCAGATGAGAGGGATATTGTGTAGGCACCTTTTGGCCGTATTCAAGTGTAACGGGATCAAATCATTGCCATATAGGtacattttagatcgatggCGAAAGGACATCAAAAGGAGATACACGTTAATTGACAACAACTATGACGCAGGGGATCAGCAGGCAGATGCTAACAGATATTCAAGTCTATTGAATATCTGCTATAAGATGATTACTCATGTAGTGGGTTCGAAAGATCATATTGAGGATGCAACTGCAAAGTTATATGCAATGATTGACTTATATTCTATGGACAACCAAGAACCCCCATCGATCACACTAACGGGTTCCAATGTTAGTTGTACGACGAAGGACACACCTACAGCTGGTAGTTCAAAGCAAGTACTCAGTCCACATGTTGTGAGAGGAAAAGGCAGACCCCTATCTCTGAGGAGAGCATCCAGGATGGAGAAAGACATGTGGAAGGTTAAAGCGAAGATAAAGAAAGCACGGGGAAACGTAAACAA CGAGATGGACGAGATACACCAGTCATAG
- the LOC121237498 gene encoding probable inactive DNA (cytosine-5)-methyltransferase DRM3 isoform X2, with translation MGISDSNGEKAVVPKEEVLDFELSPNTLYSRHVGDNVASSSGSNIRSFFIGMGFLPSLVDKAVEENGEDNVDLLLETLFAYSALQKSNSESSDSLDSLFDDKEDSSPPEIPTVIQPKEEPDVYNEVGDDKRESLLMMKFSVNEVDFAIDKLGEDAPINELVDFITAAQIAQEFEKDTDDSIHDDEVRNEHTNNETLFGTMEKTLRLLEMGFSENEVSLAIEKYGVEVPLSELADSIFAGHVASSCVGENKNSSNPFGTVKVKMEDFGLDTVSRSGNITIGQTSVLKRPKQEYFDDSPGAGSLSRHVDFGENSKRKRPKQEYVDDSSSFADTTGVEEKFDPKISFGRPNIFKANPSKSLDRMVAKPPYFFYGNIVNLSHDSWIKISQFLYSIEPEFANAQLFSALIRKEGYIHNLPTENRFHILPRSPMTIEDAVPNTKKWWPSWDTRKQLNCISSETNGISQLCARLGRIVADSRGLPSSEQQRDILHHCRTLNLVWVGQYKLAPIEPEHIEFMLGYPLNHTQAAESSLIERLTSLKYGFQTDTLGYHLSALKSMYPEGLTVLSFYSGIGGAEVALNRLGIRLKGVVSVETSETNRKILRRWWQSSRQTGELVQIEDIQRLTSNRIESIFKNFGGFDLVVCQNPCAHFSSSKMAAEDDSLPVFDFSLFYEFVRVLQRVRSMMERKSFIFQCLVDAADPSLCVKIIAWKLESDIVIPPYCVGGV, from the exons atg GGTATCTCGGATTCAAATGGTGAGAAAGCAGTAGTGCCAAAGGAAGAGGTCTTGGACTTTGAGTTATCACCCAATACCTTGTACTCAAGGCATGTTGGG GACAATGTTGCAAGTTCATCTGGAAGCAACATAAGATCATTCTTTATAGGCATGGGATTCCTACCGTCTCTTGTTGACAAAGCAGTCGAAGAAAATG GTGAAGACAATGTTGACTTGTTATTGGAAACCCTCTTTGCATATTct GCTCTTCAGAAGTCAAATTCTGAATCATCAGATTCTCTAGATAGCTTGTTTGATGACAAGGAAGATAGCAGTCCTCCAGAAATCCCAACAGTCATTCAACCAAAAGAG GAGCCTGATGTGTATAATGAGGTTGGAGATGACAAAAGAGAATCCTTACTGATGATGAAGTTCTCTGTAAATGAGGTTGATTTTGCAATTGATAAGCTTG GTGAAGATGCTCCAATAAATGAATTAGTGGACTTCATTACTGCTGCACAAATTGCTCAAGAATTTGAGAAGGACACAGATGATTCAATTCATGATGATGAAGTTAGAAATGAG CATACTAATAATGAAACCTTGTTTGGGACTATGGAGAAAACACTGCGATTGCTTGAGATGGGTTTCTCTGAGAATGAAGTTTCATTAGCAATTGAGAAGTATG GTGTAGAAGTTCCACTTTCGGAGCTTGCTGACTCCATATTTGCTGGTCATGTTGCTAGTAGCTGTGTTGGAGAAAATAAG AATTCCTCAAATCCTTTTGGTACAGTAAAAGTGAAGATGGAGGATTTTGGTCTAGACACCGTTTCTCGTTCAGGAAATATCACTATAGGACAAACCTCTGTATTAAAAAGGCCAAAACAAGAGTATTTTGACGACAGTCCTGGTGCTGGTTCTCTGTCTAGGCATGTTGATTTTGGGGAAAATAGTAAGAGGAAAAGACCAAAACAGGAGTACGTTGATGACTCGAGCTCTTTTGCTGACACCACGGGGGTGGAAGAAAAGTTTGACCCAAAAATCAGTTTCGGAAggccaaatatttttaaagcaaATCCGAGTAAGAGTCTTGATCGAATGGTAGCTAAACCTCCATATTTCTTTTATGGAAACATTGTGAATCTATCTCATGACTCTTGGATAAAAATTTCACAGTTCTTGTATTCAATTGAGCCTGAATTTGCTAATGCTCAGCTGTTCTCGGCCTTGATTAGAAAGGAAGGCTACATTCACAATCTTCCAACTGAGAATAGGTTTCACATCCTTCCAAGGTCTCCTATGACCATCGAAGATGCTGTACCAAATACAAAGAAGTGGTGGCCGTCATGGGATACGAGGAAGCAGTTGAACTGCATCAGCTCTGAAACTAATGGAATATCTCAGCTCTGTGCTAGGCTTGGGAGGATAGTAGCCGATTCTCGAGGACTGCCATCATCTGAACAGCAGAGAGATATCCTTCATCATTGCAGGACATTGAATCTTGTATGGGTTGGTCAGTATAAACTGGCTCCTATAGAGCCTGAACATATAGAGTTTATGTTGGGCTACCCGTTAAATCACACTCAAGCTGCTGAGAGTAGTTTAATAGAAAGACTTACATCACTCAAATACGGCTTCCAGACAGACACATTGGGCTATCATCTTTCAGCATTAAAGTCAATGTACCCAGAAGGATTGACAGTGTTGTCTTTCTATAGCGGAATCGGTGGGGCAGAAGTTGCTTTAAACCGGCTCGGCATCCGCTTGAAAGGTGTTGTTTCTGTAGAGACTTCTGAAACAAATAGGAAGATTCTGAGAAGGTGGTGGCAAAGTAGCAGACAAACCGGGGAGTTGGTGCAGATCGAAGACATTCAGAGACTTACAAGTAACAGGATAGAAAGTATCTTCAAGAATTTTGGCGGTTTTGATTTGGTCGTTTGTCAGAACCCATGCGCTCACTTTTCAAGTTCTAAAATGGCTGCAGAAGATGACTCTCTCCCAGTTTTTGACTTCTCATTGTTTTATGAGTTCGTTCGTGTTTTGCAACGTGTAAGAAGTATGATGGAAAGAAAGAG ttttatttttcaatgtttGGTAGATGCAGCTGACCCTTCGCTGTGCGTTAAGATCATAGCATGGAAACTGGAGTCTGATATTGTGATACCCCCATACTGTGTAGGTGGTGtatag
- the LOC121237498 gene encoding probable inactive DNA (cytosine-5)-methyltransferase DRM3 isoform X1, which yields MGISDSNGEKAVVPKEEVLDFELSPNTLYSRHVGGASDSNGGKAVLQNPKEEILDFEFPPNTLYSRHVGDNVASSSGSNIRSFFIGMGFLPSLVDKAVEENGEDNVDLLLETLFAYSALQKSNSESSDSLDSLFDDKEDSSPPEIPTVIQPKEEPDVYNEVGDDKRESLLMMKFSVNEVDFAIDKLGEDAPINELVDFITAAQIAQEFEKDTDDSIHDDEVRNEHTNNETLFGTMEKTLRLLEMGFSENEVSLAIEKYGVEVPLSELADSIFAGHVASSCVGENKNSSNPFGTVKVKMEDFGLDTVSRSGNITIGQTSVLKRPKQEYFDDSPGAGSLSRHVDFGENSKRKRPKQEYVDDSSSFADTTGVEEKFDPKISFGRPNIFKANPSKSLDRMVAKPPYFFYGNIVNLSHDSWIKISQFLYSIEPEFANAQLFSALIRKEGYIHNLPTENRFHILPRSPMTIEDAVPNTKKWWPSWDTRKQLNCISSETNGISQLCARLGRIVADSRGLPSSEQQRDILHHCRTLNLVWVGQYKLAPIEPEHIEFMLGYPLNHTQAAESSLIERLTSLKYGFQTDTLGYHLSALKSMYPEGLTVLSFYSGIGGAEVALNRLGIRLKGVVSVETSETNRKILRRWWQSSRQTGELVQIEDIQRLTSNRIESIFKNFGGFDLVVCQNPCAHFSSSKMAAEDDSLPVFDFSLFYEFVRVLQRVRSMMERKSFIFQCLVDAADPSLCVKIIAWKLESDIVIPPYCVGGV from the exons atg GGTATCTCGGATTCAAATGGTGAGAAAGCAGTAGTGCCAAAGGAAGAGGTCTTGGACTTTGAGTTATCACCCAATACCTTGTACTCAAGGCATGTTGGG GGTGCCTCAGATTCAAATGGTGGGAAAGCAGTACTGCAAAATCCAAAGGAAGAGATCTTGGACTTCGAGTTTCCACCCAATACCTTGTACTCAAGGCATGTTGGG GACAATGTTGCAAGTTCATCTGGAAGCAACATAAGATCATTCTTTATAGGCATGGGATTCCTACCGTCTCTTGTTGACAAAGCAGTCGAAGAAAATG GTGAAGACAATGTTGACTTGTTATTGGAAACCCTCTTTGCATATTct GCTCTTCAGAAGTCAAATTCTGAATCATCAGATTCTCTAGATAGCTTGTTTGATGACAAGGAAGATAGCAGTCCTCCAGAAATCCCAACAGTCATTCAACCAAAAGAG GAGCCTGATGTGTATAATGAGGTTGGAGATGACAAAAGAGAATCCTTACTGATGATGAAGTTCTCTGTAAATGAGGTTGATTTTGCAATTGATAAGCTTG GTGAAGATGCTCCAATAAATGAATTAGTGGACTTCATTACTGCTGCACAAATTGCTCAAGAATTTGAGAAGGACACAGATGATTCAATTCATGATGATGAAGTTAGAAATGAG CATACTAATAATGAAACCTTGTTTGGGACTATGGAGAAAACACTGCGATTGCTTGAGATGGGTTTCTCTGAGAATGAAGTTTCATTAGCAATTGAGAAGTATG GTGTAGAAGTTCCACTTTCGGAGCTTGCTGACTCCATATTTGCTGGTCATGTTGCTAGTAGCTGTGTTGGAGAAAATAAG AATTCCTCAAATCCTTTTGGTACAGTAAAAGTGAAGATGGAGGATTTTGGTCTAGACACCGTTTCTCGTTCAGGAAATATCACTATAGGACAAACCTCTGTATTAAAAAGGCCAAAACAAGAGTATTTTGACGACAGTCCTGGTGCTGGTTCTCTGTCTAGGCATGTTGATTTTGGGGAAAATAGTAAGAGGAAAAGACCAAAACAGGAGTACGTTGATGACTCGAGCTCTTTTGCTGACACCACGGGGGTGGAAGAAAAGTTTGACCCAAAAATCAGTTTCGGAAggccaaatatttttaaagcaaATCCGAGTAAGAGTCTTGATCGAATGGTAGCTAAACCTCCATATTTCTTTTATGGAAACATTGTGAATCTATCTCATGACTCTTGGATAAAAATTTCACAGTTCTTGTATTCAATTGAGCCTGAATTTGCTAATGCTCAGCTGTTCTCGGCCTTGATTAGAAAGGAAGGCTACATTCACAATCTTCCAACTGAGAATAGGTTTCACATCCTTCCAAGGTCTCCTATGACCATCGAAGATGCTGTACCAAATACAAAGAAGTGGTGGCCGTCATGGGATACGAGGAAGCAGTTGAACTGCATCAGCTCTGAAACTAATGGAATATCTCAGCTCTGTGCTAGGCTTGGGAGGATAGTAGCCGATTCTCGAGGACTGCCATCATCTGAACAGCAGAGAGATATCCTTCATCATTGCAGGACATTGAATCTTGTATGGGTTGGTCAGTATAAACTGGCTCCTATAGAGCCTGAACATATAGAGTTTATGTTGGGCTACCCGTTAAATCACACTCAAGCTGCTGAGAGTAGTTTAATAGAAAGACTTACATCACTCAAATACGGCTTCCAGACAGACACATTGGGCTATCATCTTTCAGCATTAAAGTCAATGTACCCAGAAGGATTGACAGTGTTGTCTTTCTATAGCGGAATCGGTGGGGCAGAAGTTGCTTTAAACCGGCTCGGCATCCGCTTGAAAGGTGTTGTTTCTGTAGAGACTTCTGAAACAAATAGGAAGATTCTGAGAAGGTGGTGGCAAAGTAGCAGACAAACCGGGGAGTTGGTGCAGATCGAAGACATTCAGAGACTTACAAGTAACAGGATAGAAAGTATCTTCAAGAATTTTGGCGGTTTTGATTTGGTCGTTTGTCAGAACCCATGCGCTCACTTTTCAAGTTCTAAAATGGCTGCAGAAGATGACTCTCTCCCAGTTTTTGACTTCTCATTGTTTTATGAGTTCGTTCGTGTTTTGCAACGTGTAAGAAGTATGATGGAAAGAAAGAG ttttatttttcaatgtttGGTAGATGCAGCTGACCCTTCGCTGTGCGTTAAGATCATAGCATGGAAACTGGAGTCTGATATTGTGATACCCCCATACTGTGTAGGTGGTGtatag
- the LOC121237498 gene encoding probable inactive DNA (cytosine-5)-methyltransferase DRM3 isoform X3, whose amino-acid sequence MGISDSNGEKAVVPKEEVLDFELSPNTLYSRHVGGASDSNGGKAVLQNPKEEILDFEFPPNTLYSRHVGDNVASSSGSNIRSFFIGMGFLPSLVDKAVEENGEDNVDLLLETLFAYSALQKSNSESSDSLDSLFDDKEDSSPPEIPTVIQPKEEPDVYNEVGDDKRESLLMMKFSVNEVDFAIDKLGEDAPINELVDFITAAQIAQEFEKDTDDSIHDDEVRNEHTNNETLFGTMEKTLRLLEMGFSENEVSLAIEKYGVEVPLSELADSIFAGHVASSCVGENKNSSNPFGTVKVKMEDFGLDTVSRSGNITIGQTSVLKRPKQEYFDDSPGAGSLSRHVDFGENSKRKRPKQEYVDDSSSFADTTGVEEKFDPKISFGRPNIFKANPSKSLDRMVAKPPYFFYGNIVNLSHDSWIKISQFLYSIEPEFANAQLFSALIRKEGYIHNLPTENRFHILPRSPMTIEDAVPNTKKWWPSWDTRKQLNCISSETNGISQLCARLGRIVADSRGLPSSEQQRDILHHCRTLNLVWVGQYKLAPIEPEHIEFMLGYPLNHTQAAESSLIERLTSLKYGFQTDTLGYHLSALKSMYPEGLTVLSFYSGIGGAEVALNRLGIRLKGVVSVETSETNRKILRRWWQSSRQTGELVQIEDIQRLTSNRIESIFKNFGGFDLVVCQNPCAHFSSSKMAAEDDSLPVFDFSLFYEFVRVLQRVRSMMERKRCS is encoded by the exons atg GGTATCTCGGATTCAAATGGTGAGAAAGCAGTAGTGCCAAAGGAAGAGGTCTTGGACTTTGAGTTATCACCCAATACCTTGTACTCAAGGCATGTTGGG GGTGCCTCAGATTCAAATGGTGGGAAAGCAGTACTGCAAAATCCAAAGGAAGAGATCTTGGACTTCGAGTTTCCACCCAATACCTTGTACTCAAGGCATGTTGGG GACAATGTTGCAAGTTCATCTGGAAGCAACATAAGATCATTCTTTATAGGCATGGGATTCCTACCGTCTCTTGTTGACAAAGCAGTCGAAGAAAATG GTGAAGACAATGTTGACTTGTTATTGGAAACCCTCTTTGCATATTct GCTCTTCAGAAGTCAAATTCTGAATCATCAGATTCTCTAGATAGCTTGTTTGATGACAAGGAAGATAGCAGTCCTCCAGAAATCCCAACAGTCATTCAACCAAAAGAG GAGCCTGATGTGTATAATGAGGTTGGAGATGACAAAAGAGAATCCTTACTGATGATGAAGTTCTCTGTAAATGAGGTTGATTTTGCAATTGATAAGCTTG GTGAAGATGCTCCAATAAATGAATTAGTGGACTTCATTACTGCTGCACAAATTGCTCAAGAATTTGAGAAGGACACAGATGATTCAATTCATGATGATGAAGTTAGAAATGAG CATACTAATAATGAAACCTTGTTTGGGACTATGGAGAAAACACTGCGATTGCTTGAGATGGGTTTCTCTGAGAATGAAGTTTCATTAGCAATTGAGAAGTATG GTGTAGAAGTTCCACTTTCGGAGCTTGCTGACTCCATATTTGCTGGTCATGTTGCTAGTAGCTGTGTTGGAGAAAATAAG AATTCCTCAAATCCTTTTGGTACAGTAAAAGTGAAGATGGAGGATTTTGGTCTAGACACCGTTTCTCGTTCAGGAAATATCACTATAGGACAAACCTCTGTATTAAAAAGGCCAAAACAAGAGTATTTTGACGACAGTCCTGGTGCTGGTTCTCTGTCTAGGCATGTTGATTTTGGGGAAAATAGTAAGAGGAAAAGACCAAAACAGGAGTACGTTGATGACTCGAGCTCTTTTGCTGACACCACGGGGGTGGAAGAAAAGTTTGACCCAAAAATCAGTTTCGGAAggccaaatatttttaaagcaaATCCGAGTAAGAGTCTTGATCGAATGGTAGCTAAACCTCCATATTTCTTTTATGGAAACATTGTGAATCTATCTCATGACTCTTGGATAAAAATTTCACAGTTCTTGTATTCAATTGAGCCTGAATTTGCTAATGCTCAGCTGTTCTCGGCCTTGATTAGAAAGGAAGGCTACATTCACAATCTTCCAACTGAGAATAGGTTTCACATCCTTCCAAGGTCTCCTATGACCATCGAAGATGCTGTACCAAATACAAAGAAGTGGTGGCCGTCATGGGATACGAGGAAGCAGTTGAACTGCATCAGCTCTGAAACTAATGGAATATCTCAGCTCTGTGCTAGGCTTGGGAGGATAGTAGCCGATTCTCGAGGACTGCCATCATCTGAACAGCAGAGAGATATCCTTCATCATTGCAGGACATTGAATCTTGTATGGGTTGGTCAGTATAAACTGGCTCCTATAGAGCCTGAACATATAGAGTTTATGTTGGGCTACCCGTTAAATCACACTCAAGCTGCTGAGAGTAGTTTAATAGAAAGACTTACATCACTCAAATACGGCTTCCAGACAGACACATTGGGCTATCATCTTTCAGCATTAAAGTCAATGTACCCAGAAGGATTGACAGTGTTGTCTTTCTATAGCGGAATCGGTGGGGCAGAAGTTGCTTTAAACCGGCTCGGCATCCGCTTGAAAGGTGTTGTTTCTGTAGAGACTTCTGAAACAAATAGGAAGATTCTGAGAAGGTGGTGGCAAAGTAGCAGACAAACCGGGGAGTTGGTGCAGATCGAAGACATTCAGAGACTTACAAGTAACAGGATAGAAAGTATCTTCAAGAATTTTGGCGGTTTTGATTTGGTCGTTTGTCAGAACCCATGCGCTCACTTTTCAAGTTCTAAAATGGCTGCAGAAGATGACTCTCTCCCAGTTTTTGACTTCTCATTGTTTTATGAGTTCGTTCGTGTTTTGCAACGTGTAAGAAGTATGATGGAAAGAAAGAG ATGCAGCTGA
- the LOC121237498 gene encoding probable inactive DNA (cytosine-5)-methyltransferase DRM3 isoform X4 yields the protein MGISDSNGEKAVVPKEEVLDFELSPNTLYSRHVGGASDSNGGKAVLQNPKEEILDFEFPPNTLYSRHVGDNVASSSGSNIRSFFIGMGFLPSLVDKAVEENGEDNVDLLLETLFAYSALQKSNSESSDSLDSLFDDKEDSSPPEIPTVIQPKEEPDVYNEVGDDKRESLLMMKFSVNEVDFAIDKLGEDAPINELVDFITAAQIAQEFEKDTDDSIHDDEVRNEHTNNETLFGTMEKTLRLLEMGFSENEVSLAIEKYGVEVPLSELADSIFAGHVASSCVGENKNSSNPFGTVKVKMEDFGLDTVSRSGNITIGQTSVLKRPKQEYFDDSPGAGSLSRHVDFGENSKRKRPKQEYVDDSSSFADTTGVEEKFDPKISFGRPNIFKANPSKSLDRMVAKPPYFFYGNIVNLSHDSWIKISQFLYSIEPEFANAQLFSALIRKEGYIHNLPTENRFHILPRSPMTIEDAVPNTKKWWPSWDTRKQLNCISSETNGISQLCARLGRIVADSRGLPSSEQQRDILHHCRTLNLVWVGQYKLAPIEPEHIEFMLGYPLNHTQAAESSLIERLTSLKYGFQTDTLGYHLSALKSMYPEGLTVLSFYSGIGGAEVALNRLGIRLKGVVSVETSETNRKILRRWWQSSRQTGELVQIEDIQRLTSNRIESIFKNFGGFDLVVCQNPCAHFSSSKMAAEDDSLPVFDFSLFYEFVRVLQRVRSMMERKS from the exons atg GGTATCTCGGATTCAAATGGTGAGAAAGCAGTAGTGCCAAAGGAAGAGGTCTTGGACTTTGAGTTATCACCCAATACCTTGTACTCAAGGCATGTTGGG GGTGCCTCAGATTCAAATGGTGGGAAAGCAGTACTGCAAAATCCAAAGGAAGAGATCTTGGACTTCGAGTTTCCACCCAATACCTTGTACTCAAGGCATGTTGGG GACAATGTTGCAAGTTCATCTGGAAGCAACATAAGATCATTCTTTATAGGCATGGGATTCCTACCGTCTCTTGTTGACAAAGCAGTCGAAGAAAATG GTGAAGACAATGTTGACTTGTTATTGGAAACCCTCTTTGCATATTct GCTCTTCAGAAGTCAAATTCTGAATCATCAGATTCTCTAGATAGCTTGTTTGATGACAAGGAAGATAGCAGTCCTCCAGAAATCCCAACAGTCATTCAACCAAAAGAG GAGCCTGATGTGTATAATGAGGTTGGAGATGACAAAAGAGAATCCTTACTGATGATGAAGTTCTCTGTAAATGAGGTTGATTTTGCAATTGATAAGCTTG GTGAAGATGCTCCAATAAATGAATTAGTGGACTTCATTACTGCTGCACAAATTGCTCAAGAATTTGAGAAGGACACAGATGATTCAATTCATGATGATGAAGTTAGAAATGAG CATACTAATAATGAAACCTTGTTTGGGACTATGGAGAAAACACTGCGATTGCTTGAGATGGGTTTCTCTGAGAATGAAGTTTCATTAGCAATTGAGAAGTATG GTGTAGAAGTTCCACTTTCGGAGCTTGCTGACTCCATATTTGCTGGTCATGTTGCTAGTAGCTGTGTTGGAGAAAATAAG AATTCCTCAAATCCTTTTGGTACAGTAAAAGTGAAGATGGAGGATTTTGGTCTAGACACCGTTTCTCGTTCAGGAAATATCACTATAGGACAAACCTCTGTATTAAAAAGGCCAAAACAAGAGTATTTTGACGACAGTCCTGGTGCTGGTTCTCTGTCTAGGCATGTTGATTTTGGGGAAAATAGTAAGAGGAAAAGACCAAAACAGGAGTACGTTGATGACTCGAGCTCTTTTGCTGACACCACGGGGGTGGAAGAAAAGTTTGACCCAAAAATCAGTTTCGGAAggccaaatatttttaaagcaaATCCGAGTAAGAGTCTTGATCGAATGGTAGCTAAACCTCCATATTTCTTTTATGGAAACATTGTGAATCTATCTCATGACTCTTGGATAAAAATTTCACAGTTCTTGTATTCAATTGAGCCTGAATTTGCTAATGCTCAGCTGTTCTCGGCCTTGATTAGAAAGGAAGGCTACATTCACAATCTTCCAACTGAGAATAGGTTTCACATCCTTCCAAGGTCTCCTATGACCATCGAAGATGCTGTACCAAATACAAAGAAGTGGTGGCCGTCATGGGATACGAGGAAGCAGTTGAACTGCATCAGCTCTGAAACTAATGGAATATCTCAGCTCTGTGCTAGGCTTGGGAGGATAGTAGCCGATTCTCGAGGACTGCCATCATCTGAACAGCAGAGAGATATCCTTCATCATTGCAGGACATTGAATCTTGTATGGGTTGGTCAGTATAAACTGGCTCCTATAGAGCCTGAACATATAGAGTTTATGTTGGGCTACCCGTTAAATCACACTCAAGCTGCTGAGAGTAGTTTAATAGAAAGACTTACATCACTCAAATACGGCTTCCAGACAGACACATTGGGCTATCATCTTTCAGCATTAAAGTCAATGTACCCAGAAGGATTGACAGTGTTGTCTTTCTATAGCGGAATCGGTGGGGCAGAAGTTGCTTTAAACCGGCTCGGCATCCGCTTGAAAGGTGTTGTTTCTGTAGAGACTTCTGAAACAAATAGGAAGATTCTGAGAAGGTGGTGGCAAAGTAGCAGACAAACCGGGGAGTTGGTGCAGATCGAAGACATTCAGAGACTTACAAGTAACAGGATAGAAAGTATCTTCAAGAATTTTGGCGGTTTTGATTTGGTCGTTTGTCAGAACCCATGCGCTCACTTTTCAAGTTCTAAAATGGCTGCAGAAGATGACTCTCTCCCAGTTTTTGACTTCTCATTGTTTTATGAGTTCGTTCGTGTTTTGCAACGTGTAAGAAGTATGATGGAAAGAAAGAG CTGA